A section of the Syntrophorhabdaceae bacterium genome encodes:
- a CDS encoding transposase, with amino-acid sequence RRNHSPAFKAKVALDALKGEETIVELSQRYQVHPNLITEWKKQLLEHAADVFSKDRGTDQGPDIKELHAKIGRLAMENDFLSGALGRIAGPGAKK; translated from the coding sequence CACGAAGGAACCACTCGCCGGCATTCAAGGCAAAGGTAGCCCTGGATGCCCTGAAGGGAGAAGAGACGATCGTTGAACTGTCCCAGCGGTACCAGGTCCACCCGAACCTCATAACGGAGTGGAAGAAACAGCTCCTGGAACACGCCGCCGACGTCTTCTCGAAGGACAGGGGAACGGACCAGGGTCCCGATATCAAGGAACTCCACGCCAAGATCGGCCGGCTTGCCATGGAGAACGATTTTTTATCAGGCGCGCTCGGGCGCATAGCCGGGCCGGGCGCAAAGAAATGA
- a CDS encoding Type 1 glutamine amidotransferase-like domain-containing protein: MKKLVVVGAGGYTLEPESQMIDEFFLKKVGKSNPKICLLPTACGDRQDTIERFHSFYQSQGAVTSHVSVFVAETKDVELHLLQQDGIYITGGNTKSMLALWREWGIDRAIRKAYQAGIAICGISAGAMCFFEEGLSDSFADRYVPLKCLGLIEGSFCPHYVLDSEGALTFQGHIRANRMKPGIGIEDGVALSYQNGKLSEIVKSRRQAQAYRVESSGEPGLIKT; the protein is encoded by the coding sequence ATGAAAAAGCTAGTCGTAGTAGGTGCCGGGGGCTACACTCTGGAACCTGAAAGTCAAATGATAGACGAGTTTTTCTTGAAGAAGGTCGGAAAGAGCAATCCGAAGATATGTCTGCTGCCTACAGCTTGTGGCGACAGGCAGGATACTATTGAAAGATTTCATTCCTTTTATCAGAGTCAGGGCGCCGTTACGAGCCATGTTTCCGTGTTTGTAGCGGAAACAAAAGATGTTGAGCTGCATCTGCTCCAACAAGACGGCATATACATCACCGGGGGAAACACAAAGAGCATGTTGGCCTTATGGAGAGAATGGGGAATCGACCGTGCTATCCGGAAGGCCTACCAAGCCGGTATTGCCATTTGCGGTATTAGTGCCGGTGCAATGTGCTTCTTCGAAGAAGGTCTTTCAGACTCCTTTGCGGATCGGTACGTCCCACTGAAGTGTCTCGGCCTTATAGAGGGCAGCTTCTGTCCACATTATGTATTGGACAGCGAAGGGGCCCTGACGTTTCAAGGCCATATCCGAGCCAATAGAATGAAACCGGGCATCGGTATTGAAGACGGAGTCGCTCTTTCCTACCAGAACGGGAAGCTCTCGGAGATCGTGAAGTCCCGTCGACAAGCTCAGGCCTACAGGGTTGAGTCCAGCGGGGAACCCGGGTTGATCAAGACATGA